In Bradyrhizobium sp. 195, the sequence GAACATCTTCTCGAACATCAGGATCACGCCCTCGCATTGCGTGGCGGTGACGATCGCGATCGACATCAGGTCGGCCGGGAAGGCCGGCCAGGGCTGGTCTTCCAGCTTCGGCACGTGGCCGCCGAAATCGTCCTGGATTTTCAGCGTCTGGTTCGACGGCACGATGAGATCGTCGCCCTCGACGCGGCAGACGATACCGAGCCGCTCGAACCCCATGCGGATCGAGCGCAGATGCTCGACACCGGCGCGCGTGATACGCAGCGGCGAACGCGTCACGGCAGCAAGCCCGATCAGCGAGCCGACCTCGATATGGTCGGGCTGGATCCGATAGGTCGCAGTGCCCAGAGTCGCCGGCCCATGCACGATCATGGTGTTGGTGCCGATGCCCTCGATCTTCGCACCGAGCGCGACCAGGAAGTTGGCGAGATCCTGCACATGCGGCTCGGAGGCCGCGTTGCGCAAATAGGTGACGCCGTCGGCGGCGACCGCCGCCACCAGCGCGTTCTCCGTCGCGGTGACGCTCGGCTCGTCCAGGAACACGTCCGCGCCGGCAAGCTTGGGTGCGCGGAATTCGAGCCGGTCGGTCGCGGTGACTTTTGCGCCGAGCTGTTCCAAAGCCAGCACATGGGTATCCAGCCTGCGGCGGCCGATGACGTCGCCGCCGGGCGGCGGCAGCATCACTTCGCCGCAGCGCGCGAGCAGGGGGCCTGCCAGCAGGATCGAAGCGCGGATGCGCACGCACAGCTCGGGGTCGAGATCGGCGGCGCGGATGCTTTTGGCGTGGATGTGAAGCGTATTTCGGGCGGTCCATTCCGCCGCCGCACCGACCGAGCGGATCAGCTCGACCAGCGTCTCGGTATCGCGGATGCGCGGCACGTTCTCCAGCGTCACCGGATGCTCGGTGAGCAGGGCCGCGGCGATGATCGGCAGCGCCGAATTCTTGTTGCCGGACGGCTCGATCGAGCCCGAGAGCCGGTGACCGCCCTCGACAATGTATTGGATGGGCGCCACGGGGATTTCTCGCTGTCCTGTTGGGTGGGCTGTTTCGGGGCGGAAACTACAGAGAATCGAGCGCGGGAGCAATTGCGCTGGCCGGGCCCGCCCATCGATCTGGAGCTTGTGGCAGGCGGCAGCTCTTAGAACAACCCGATGATGTTCCCCACCACATAGAGGATCGCGATCAGGATCAGCGCACCGATCATGACGAAGGAGATTTCGATCGCGATGGCGCCGGTGCCGAGCGCGGCGGCGACGGCGGCGAGGAGCCGTTCTTCCCGGAAGATCAGCGAGAGGACCGAGAGCAGGATGGCGAGCAGGCCGAGCGAGATTGCGGTGACTGACGCGGTTTCGCTCCAGCTTCGTCCTGGCGATTTCTCGACCTTCGGAGCCTGATATTCCACGCCTTTCACCTTCGCGATGACCCGGTCCTTGATGCGATGTCCGGTCTCGACGATCACCTTGTCCGCAGGCGGCGGAGGAAACACGATCGGCACGACCCAATGCGGCAGCACCGCCGCCATCAGCGCCAGCACGCCGACGATGCTGCCGATCACGCCGAGACGGCGGGATGGCACGGCGGAACTGGGCGTTGCAGAGGCGGTCATGACGTGGCGTCCCGGCCGGAAAGGCCGCTGGGTTCATGCTACTTCGTCGCGAGGAACGCTGGTGAGATTCAG encodes:
- the murA gene encoding UDP-N-acetylglucosamine 1-carboxyvinyltransferase — translated: MAPIQYIVEGGHRLSGSIEPSGNKNSALPIIAAALLTEHPVTLENVPRIRDTETLVELIRSVGAAAEWTARNTLHIHAKSIRAADLDPELCVRIRASILLAGPLLARCGEVMLPPPGGDVIGRRRLDTHVLALEQLGAKVTATDRLEFRAPKLAGADVFLDEPSVTATENALVAAVAADGVTYLRNAASEPHVQDLANFLVALGAKIEGIGTNTMIVHGPATLGTATYRIQPDHIEVGSLIGLAAVTRSPLRITRAGVEHLRSIRMGFERLGIVCRVEGDDLIVPSNQTLKIQDDFGGHVPKLEDQPWPAFPADLMSIAIVTATQCEGVILMFEKMFESRMFFVDKLIAMGARIVLCDPHRAIIAGPSRLHGATMTSPDIRAGMAMLLAAVCAQGTSTINNADQIERGYERIEERLNALGAKIKRVPERKG